The following coding sequences are from one Rhodothermus sp. window:
- a CDS encoding methylated-DNA--[protein]-cysteine S-methyltransferase, giving the protein MGRQRGSGREADTAQRDFFGRVWEVVARIPPGRVTTYGHIAEYLGSRSAARTVGWALNAAAGSDLPCHRVVNRRGELTGRMHFEGPFVMEERLRSEGVTFTEDGRVDLSRHLWIPGQDEDNSEHSPRGGMP; this is encoded by the coding sequence ATGGGGCGACAGCGAGGCAGTGGCCGCGAGGCGGATACTGCGCAGCGTGATTTTTTTGGGCGGGTGTGGGAGGTGGTAGCCCGCATCCCACCGGGACGGGTCACCACATACGGACATATTGCCGAATACCTGGGTTCGCGTAGCGCTGCCCGAACGGTTGGCTGGGCGCTGAACGCGGCAGCCGGATCGGACCTGCCCTGCCACCGGGTAGTCAATCGTCGGGGAGAGCTGACCGGTCGCATGCATTTCGAAGGGCCCTTCGTCATGGAAGAACGCCTGCGTAGCGAAGGCGTCACATTTACCGAAGACGGCCGCGTCGATCTTTCTCGCCATCTGTGGATTCCAGGCCAGGACGAAGACAACTCTGAGCATTCCCCTCGGGGCGGGATGCCTTGA
- the aroA gene encoding 3-phosphoshikimate 1-carboxyvinyltransferase, protein MIQRVSQARSLLGIVELPPDKSIAHRAALLAALADGTSRLVNYSSAADPQSTLSCLRQLGVSITEDAHGILIVEGRGLEGLQAPDRPLDCGNSGTTMRLLAGILAGQPFDSTLVGDASLSRRPMERIAAPLRQMGATLTLTDGHAPIHIRGGRKLRGITYRLPVPSAQVKSCVLLAGLFAEGETTVIEPIPSRDHTERMLGLSVVEIAGERYLTVQGGQRIPARTWTIPRDFSAAAFFLVAGTIVPDSEIRLPGVGLNPSRAALLDVLRAMGAEIIVENERNYGGEPIADLIVRSSTLHGIHVGGALIPNLIDEIPVLAVAAACATGRTEIRDAAELRVKETDRIAAMAENLQALGACVEVFDDGLAIEGGRRLRGTTVRSFDDHRIAMAMGVAGLVAEGETLIEGAECTRISFPGFWDVLDRLAGHPVAAQP, encoded by the coding sequence ATGATCCAGCGCGTGTCGCAAGCCCGAAGCCTGCTGGGCATTGTCGAGTTGCCCCCGGACAAGTCCATCGCCCACCGGGCTGCTCTGCTGGCGGCTCTGGCCGACGGCACCTCACGCCTGGTGAACTATTCGTCAGCCGCCGATCCGCAGTCCACGCTTTCGTGTCTGCGGCAGCTGGGCGTTTCCATTACGGAAGACGCGCATGGCATTCTGATCGTCGAGGGCCGTGGGCTGGAAGGCCTGCAGGCTCCGGATCGCCCGCTCGACTGTGGCAACTCGGGCACCACAATGCGCCTGCTGGCTGGAATTCTGGCCGGACAACCCTTCGACAGCACGCTTGTTGGAGATGCTTCGCTCAGTCGTCGCCCGATGGAGCGCATCGCCGCTCCGCTGCGCCAGATGGGTGCCACGTTGACGCTCACCGACGGTCATGCGCCTATCCATATTCGAGGTGGCCGTAAGCTGCGGGGCATTACCTATCGGCTCCCCGTGCCGTCAGCACAGGTCAAATCGTGCGTGTTGCTGGCTGGCTTGTTCGCCGAAGGAGAAACGACCGTCATCGAACCTATCCCTTCCCGGGATCATACCGAGCGCATGCTGGGCCTGAGTGTGGTGGAAATAGCAGGTGAGCGTTACCTGACTGTACAGGGGGGACAGCGCATCCCGGCCCGCACCTGGACGATCCCCCGCGATTTTTCGGCCGCGGCCTTTTTCTTGGTGGCCGGCACGATCGTGCCCGACAGCGAAATCCGCCTGCCCGGTGTAGGGCTCAATCCGTCTCGTGCAGCCCTGCTCGACGTGCTGCGAGCCATGGGCGCCGAGATTATTGTCGAGAACGAGCGAAACTACGGCGGCGAACCTATCGCCGACCTGATCGTGCGCAGCAGCACGCTGCACGGCATCCATGTGGGCGGGGCCCTCATTCCAAACCTGATCGACGAAATCCCTGTGTTGGCCGTGGCTGCTGCCTGTGCCACCGGCCGCACCGAAATCCGGGACGCTGCCGAGCTGCGGGTCAAGGAAACCGATCGCATCGCAGCCATGGCCGAAAACCTGCAAGCTCTGGGCGCGTGCGTCGAAGTATTCGACGACGGTCTGGCGATCGAAGGCGGCCGTCGGCTCCGCGGCACCACCGTCCGTAGCTTTGACGATCACCGCATTGCCATGGCCATGGGGGTAGCCGGACTGGTGGCCGAAGGTGAGACGCTTATTGAAGGGGCTGAATGCACCCGCATCTCGTTTCCCGGCTTCTGGGACGTCCTCGATCGCCTGGCCGGCCATCCGGTAGCTGCTCAACCCTGA